TGGAGAGCTTCCGCCCAACCTGGAATGACGCGGTTGACCGGAAATGTTTGAGGCTTCTCGCGCTGATAGGTGCTTTCGAACTCTTTTCCGTCGATGAAGTAGCCTCTGTAGTGAACGTTTACTACGTCGAGTAGAGTTGGAGATGCGCCGCTTCCGCTTTTTAACACTTTGTATTGCAATCCGCTTGGAAGGGTAACGATTCCCTCATGCTTCTTGTTCTGCTCTAGGAATTTTTCACTCTTGCTCTTGTTCTCTTGTGCGAGCTTTGAGAGGAACTGCTTCTGCTGAGTCTCCACTTGCTGGCGGATCGCGGTTAATACCGCTGTGATCTCATCGCCTGTGAGCTTTGGCTGAGATTGGGTGAATCCATCTTGTAGACCCTCTGCGAGAAGGTTAACGTCCATCTCTTTAAACTGCTGACGCAGCTGTTTGCCGGTTTCAAGTCCGATGCAATAGCTTGCTTTTTCTCTGCTGTCTTTCATAAATTCCTCCGGGATTTAAAGGTTACAGATATAAATGAATTGAGGTGAGCTAGTCTACAAAAAAATTTCTTAGGCGAATTTATCTTAAGATGTTGATTGTAAGCTCTTTCAAGTTGGTAGCAATTAAGGCGGAGTTCATGGTAGAATTTCGGCTCTATGAAAATCACAATCACAGAAGAGATCTCCCTTCTGGAGCTCCTCAAAAAACAGTTTCCCGACAGCTCTAACAACACCCTTAAGTCCTGGGTGGAAAAAGAGCGCATCACCGTGGATGGAAGAGTTGCAAAAAAGAGCAATCAGATCGTGCGGGTAGGGGAGACGGTAGAGATGGGACAGAAGGCTCATTTTATCAACTACGATGTCCGTATTTTTCATGAGGATGCTCACCTAGTTGTAATCTATAAGCCCGAAGGCCTTTTAAGCGTAGATACAGACACCGATGCTACCATCAGTGCCCATGAGATTTTAAAAAGACGCGCACCAAGCCCAAAAGTCTACCCCGTCCAGCGCCTCGATCGCGAAACCTCCGGAATCATGGTCT
Above is a genomic segment from Chlamydiales bacterium containing:
- a CDS encoding FKBP-type peptidyl-prolyl cis-trans isomerase — encoded protein: MKDSREKASYCIGLETGKQLRQQFKEMDVNLLAEGLQDGFTQSQPKLTGDEITAVLTAIRQQVETQQKQFLSKLAQENKSKSEKFLEQNKKHEGIVTLPSGLQYKVLKSGSGASPTLLDVVNVHYRGYFIDGKEFESTYQREKPQTFPVNRVIPGWAEALQKMKVGDQWRIFIPSYLAYGEMGFGPEIEPNVALIFDMELLSINP